A segment of the Huiozyma naganishii CBS 8797 chromosome 12, complete genome genome:
ACAACGTCTTTAGCGCCTTGAACCGCGACTTCAAGTCGTTGCAATGGATAGTCAACGAGGATGACCCAAACATCGCGTGGCATTTTGACAAGTCACAAGGTTCttacttgaagaacgggAAAGTTTTATTCTGGTATGGGATCAACGACTTGGAGACCGTTTCCAATTTGATTAGTGAATTTGTCAAGAACTCCAAATTTGTCTCTACAGCCTCGAGTTCCTCTGGTGTCTTTGCCTCGGGCATGTCAGCGAGAAACTACTCCACACGGTCTACCCCTAAGCCAGAAGGTACCAACACGAAGAAGGGCCGCATTGCTCTGATCGGGGCCAGAGGTTACACTGGCCAAAACATTACTGCGTTGATCAACAACCATCCACACTTCGAAATTGCACACGTGTCCTCCCGTGAATTGAAGGGCCAGAAATTGCAAGGTTATGCGAAGGGCGAGGTCATCTACGAGAATTTGCAACCAGAAGATATCAAGGCGTTGGAGTCCAAAGGTGGTGTCGATTTCTGGATTATGGCTTTGCCAAACAATATCTCTGAACCAATCGTTCAGGCCATTGAAAGTGTCGCTGGTGGGAAATCCAAGATTTTGGATTTGTCCGCTGACCACAGGTTTGTTTCCGAGTCTGAATGGGCGTACGGTCTTCCTGAATTAAACGACAGGGAAAGAATCAGTAACACGAGAAAGATTTCCAATCCTGGTTGCTACGCCACTGGGTCTCAGTTGACCATCTCTCCACTGACCGATTATATTAACGGGTTGCCCACCGTGTTTGGTGTCTCCGGTTACTCTGGTGCTGGTACGAAACCATCCCCCAAAAACGACCccaagtttttgaaggacaaTTTAATCCCATACGCTTTGACCAACCACATCCACGAGCGTGAAATCTCTCACCGGATTGGTAAAGAGGTTGCCTTTATCCCACACGTTGGCGAGTGGTTCCAAGGGATCTCTCTGACCATCTCGATCCCCATTAAAAAGGGTTCCATAAAGTCTTCTGATGAAGTGAAGCAACTTTACAAGAAATTCTACGAGGGCGAAAGACTAGTCAAAGTCATTGACGATGTGCCACTGGTGAAGGACATCAAGGGAACGCACGGTGTCGTGATTGGCGGGTTCAAATTGAGTGATGCGGGCGACAGGGTCGTCATCTGCGCCACCATTGACAACTTGCTGAAGGGTGCCGCCACGCAGGCAATTCAAAACATGAACTTGGCCATGGGATACGGCGAATACGACGGTATTCCAAGCGACAAGATCTTGTAACTTGTGACCAAACAGACTAATAGATATTGTAATCGTTTATATATGACGTGTAAGTAGTAAGTACCTTGTAACGCACAGCTTGCACTTGATTACCCGCACTGTTGTTAAGATGGCAgaaccaatttttttttccatttttttcgaATTCGAAGCAATTTGGGTTGTGTGGCCCCTTTAGCCGTTTTTGAACCAGCTTGAAGGCTGTCAATGTCGGGGACTGTACTGTCATAAATCCTCAACGGTACACTGTTCATAGCCCAATACGATGACTGACTGGAGAAGAATTGACATTGATGCTTTCGACCCGGAAAGCAGGCTGAAGACTGAAGATTTGCTACCACCGTATACGACGCAAGTTACTCTTGCCGAGCTTCAGCCCAAGATTACCCAGCTACGCAACCTGTCGACTAGTGGTGACATcagtgctgctgttcaattgGCGATGCAGGACCCACCATACAGCGCCGACGGCGCCACGAAAGCTGCGTACTTCCAAGCCGTGCTGGATACGCTGTCGCAAGTGAGACAGGCCGACATTGCCAACATAGTGAAGCAGCTGTCCCTAGACCAAGAAGCGGTCCTTGTGAAGTATCTATATAAAGGTATGTCTGTTCCCGAGGGCCAAAGGCAGGGTGGCATCCTGCTTGCGTGGTTCGAGAAACTGACACAGGCCAGTGGTATAGCACCAATCACACACTACCTATCCGACAGGAGAACCGTGTGAGCAAGCTCGGCCCCTCGAGTGGGAGCGCCACTAAACTATATAACTTCTAcgcaaacaagaaacaataCATACTTTCCCAATCAGGAACCAAACGGATAGTTCCCACCCCAGCTATCTCATCACCCGTTGGTCTCCCGGACAACCGCCTGTCCGCATCCGTATCCCGTAGCAACCGTATTAGTAAGTATATGCACAACTCTACGTGCAACCCCCCCACCTCCTCTTTTCGCGTTTATTACCGTCCACGTACATGCCCTGTTCGGGAAACAAGACGCGTAAACAGAACCGGAACGCAGACCGCACAGCACACGAAAACCAGACGCGTAAAACCGTGTCTTTTTTCGGAAACCGCGCAGCGACGCGTTTCTTcgctctcttttctttttagtTCCCGCTTTCGGTCACGAGATGCGGTGTCCCCTGCCAGTAACGTATATACAGGTGAAGGGCGCACGCAGAGGCAGTCCAAAAGGAAACAGTTTTGCTGCCAAAATCACGAAACTTGGGAACATAAAGACCGGTGCAACAGTGGcgagaaagaagaggaagaggaagaagttaCGCGTCTTAGGTGTaagtttcttttctttttccttttgatTACGAATCACGTACTGCTGGGAAACTACTCTGTTAGgttacatttttttcccattcCACTGTTCGCTCTGCGTCTGCGTCTGTTGGCTGTTTCAGCATTCCGATATATAAAGATCCGCTTCTTTCCAGAACTTTGATCCATATTTCTCATCTGTGCTTTCTATTTCGTTTTtactgtttctgtttttcaCTTTGGTTAGAGTGAACCAAGAATAGATATAGACAGACCAAACCTCATACACGATAGCAATGTATGTTATAAAAAGAGACGGTCGCAAAGAACCTGTCAAGTTTGACAAGATTACCGCGAGAATCTCGCGTCTCTGTTACGGGTTGGACCCGCAGAGGATCGATGCCGTCAAAGTCACGCAGAGAATCATCTCTGGTGTCTACGAGGGTGTCACCACGTCCGAACTGGATAACTTGGCCGCCGAGACGTGTGCTTACATGACCACCGTCCACCCAGACTACGCCACTTTGGCAGCCAGAGTGGCCATCTCTAACTTGCACAAGCAGACCACTAAGCAGTTCTCGCAAGTCGTCGCGGATCTGCACGATTACATCAACCCGGCCACTGGTAAACACGCTCCAATGATCTCTGATGAAGTCTTCGACATCGTCatgaagaacaaagatGCGATTAACTCCGCGATAGTCTACGACAGAGATTTCCAATTCAACTATTTTGGGTTCAAGACTTTGGAAAGATCGTACCTGTTGAGAATCAACGGTCAAGTCGCCGAACGTCCACAACATTTGATCATGAGAGTCGCTTTGGGGATCCACGGGAACGATTTGGAGTCGGTGTTCGAGACTTACAACTTGATGTCCCTAAGATACTTTCTACACGCCTCCCCAACTTTGTTCAACGCCGGTACTCCAAAGCCACAGATGTCCTCTTGTTTCCTGGTCGCCATGAAGGATGACTCTATCGAGGGTATCTAcgacactttgaaagagtgTGCCTTGATCTCCAAGACCGCAGGTGGGATTGGGTTGCATATCCACAACATCCGTTCCACTGGCTCCTACATCGCTGGTACTAACGGTACCTCCAACGGGTTGATTCCAATGATCCGTGTGTTTAACAACACGGCTCGTTACGTCGACCAAGGTGGTAACAAGAGACCAGGTGCATTTGCCCTATACTTGGAACCATGGCACGCAGACATCTTCGATTTCATCGACATCAGAAAGAACCACGGTAAGGAGGAAATCAGAGCTAGAGACTTGTTCCCAGCTTTGTGGATTCCTGACTTGTTCATGAAGCGTGTCGAAGCTAACGAAGACTGGACTTTGTTCTCACCATCCTCGGCTCCCGGCCTATCGGACATCTACGGTGATGAATTCGAAGCCTTGTACACCAAGTATGAAAGAGAGGGTCGTGGTAAGACCATCAAGGCTCAAAAACTTTGGTACTCTATCCTAGAAGCACAAACTGAAACTGGTACCCCATTCATGATCTACAAGGATGCTTGTAACCAGAAGAGCAACCAGAAGAACTTGGGTACCATCAAGTCCTCTAACTTGTGTTGTGAGATCGTCGAATACTCAGACCCTAACGAAACGGCCGTCTGTAACTTGGCCTCCGTCGCTCTACCAGCGTTCATCGAAACCTCAGAGGACGGTACCTCCTCCACTTACAATTTCAAGAAGCTACACGAAATCGCTAAAGTTATCACCCGTAACTTAAACAAAGTTATTGACCGTAACTACTACCCTGTTCCAGAGGCTAGAAGATCGAACATGAGACACAGACCAATTGCTCTTGGTGTCCAAGGTCTAGCCGACACTTTCATGCTGCTAAGATTGCCATTCGAATCTCCAGAAGCCCGTTTGTTGAACGAACAAATCTTCGAGACCATCTACCACGCCTCCCTAGAGGCCTCCTGTGAGCTGGCTCAAAAGGACGGCACCTACgaaactttcaagaccTCTCCAAGTGCTCAAGGTGTTTTGCAAATGGACATGTGGAACGCCAAGCCATACGGTATGTGGGACTGGGACACTCTGAGAGACGACATTGTCAAGCACGGTTTGAGAAACTCATTGACCATGGCCCCAATGCCAACTGCCTCCACATCTCAAATTTTGGGTTACAACGAATGTTTTGAACCAGTCACTTCGAACATGTACCAACGTCGTGTTCTATCCGGTGAGTTCCAAGTTGTCAACCCATACTTGCTACGTGACTTGGTAGATCTGGGTATCTGGAATGAAAGTATGAAGCAACATTTGATTACCGCCAACGGTTCCATTCAATCTCTACCAAATATCCCACAGGAACTGAAGGACCTATACAAGACCGTTTGGGAAATCTCTCAGAAGCAAATCATCAACATGGCCGCCGACCGTTCTATCTACATTGACCAATCGCACTCCATGAACTTGTTCCTACAGGCCCCAACCATGGGTAAGATCACGAGTATGCACTTCTACGGGTGGAAGAAAGGTTTGAAGACCGGGATGTACTACTTGAGAACCCAAGCTGCCTCTGCTGCTATTCAATTCACTATTGACCAAAATGTTGCTGACCAAGCCGGTACAACCATCGCTGACATGGATAACTTGAAGCGTCCAACTTACAGTTCTGCTTCCCCAATCTACACGCCAAGTGAACCTCGCATAGAAGATCTTTCTGCTTCAAGACCAACCTACAACTCTGCTCCAAAGGAGAATGAAGATACCGTAGAACCAGCTGACAAGAGGAAGCAGCAAGCCGCCGCTTCTTCTCAAACTAGCCCCTTCAGACATTCTTCTCCAACTCCATCCAACGAATCCGCCAAGATTGAGGACTCTCAACCGGTCACTCCAATCACGTCCATCCCAACAGCCacagaggacaagaagCAACCAGATACCTCCAAGGAGGCAAGcgaagaaaaggaattTGACATCTACAACGCTAAGGTGATTGCATGTGCAATCGACAAGCCAGAGGCCTGTGAAATGTGCTCTGGTTAGTATGCATACTCGCTACCTTTTCCGGTcaatttctctttcttttcgcAGTTTATCTGTTTCTAATGGGTTTATTTCACGGTGTATCTTTCTATCTAATCTAATATGTTTAAGGGCGGCTTAGTCGTACTAAAATCGCAATATCCTTCGATGTATAGTTAATTTCTGTcatatataatataaaGCAAAAATATCAATAATATAACTAAGATTTTTCAATGTAAAATGGCCAATAGTCACTGTGGACGAATatgaaaaaataaaccaaGTCACTGCTGCAGAAAGGGTGCACCTCGTCTTTGAATTGGAGAGCCATTCGCTTTTCGGTGTTGAACCAGAGTACACTAAACAGGGGAACGTTCTCTTGAAGCAGACCTGCGAATCCTTAACGTCCCATTTGATGAGAGATGGCAATCCTTCCGCAGAATGTATCAGAGCTACTCAAAGACGATCTGTCGCTAGACAGGGTAAGGGATATCAAAGAACAGCTGATCAAGCAGAACTCCACAACGGAGTACCAATTAAGCAAGGAGTCTTCCAAGTACCTTGGTTACATCGAAGAGGCCTTTAAAATGCTCAACGTTTCACAAAAATCTGTAAACTTCGTTAGAGAGTCAATTTCGGAGGTCAATAAGCTAAGcgaggaaaacaaaacgTCTATTAAAAGATACGAAATCATCAGTGAAGCCACAGAACTCTTCGAAACGATTAAAACCACTTCAGCAATCTATGAGAAAATTGTCCAATTTGGCGCTCTCATAGATCAGCTAAATCACATGCTCGATGAGGAACTGGATGGGGATGCCTTAGAGACGGATTGTCCCTCTCTGC
Coding sequences within it:
- the ARC15 gene encoding Arc15p (similar to Saccharomyces cerevisiae ARC15 (YIL062C); ancestral locus Anc_7.252) — its product is MTDWRRIDIDAFDPESRLKTEDLLPPYTTQVTLAELQPKITQLRNLSTSGDISAAVQLAMQDPPYSADGATKAAYFQAVLDTLSQVRQADIANIVKQLSLDQEAVLVKYLYKGMSVPEGQRQGGILLAWFEKLTQASGIAPITHYLSDRRTV
- the KNAG0L01610 gene encoding uncharacterized protein; the protein is MHNSTCNPPTSSFRVYYRPRTCPVRETRRVNRTGTQTAQHTKTRRVKPCLFSETAQRRVSSLSFLFSSRFRSRDAVSPASNVYTGEGRTQRQSKRKQFCCQNHETWEHKDRCNSGEKEEEEEEVTRLRCKFLFFFLLITNHVLLGNYSVRLHFFPIPLFALRLRLLAVSAFRYIKIRFFPEL
- the RNR1 gene encoding ribonucleotide-diphosphate reductase subunit RNR1 (similar to Saccharomyces cerevisiae RNR1 (YER070W) and RNR3 (YIL066C); ancestral locus Anc_7.256), whose product is MYVIKRDGRKEPVKFDKITARISRLCYGLDPQRIDAVKVTQRIISGVYEGVTTSELDNLAAETCAYMTTVHPDYATLAARVAISNLHKQTTKQFSQVVADLHDYINPATGKHAPMISDEVFDIVMKNKDAINSAIVYDRDFQFNYFGFKTLERSYLLRINGQVAERPQHLIMRVALGIHGNDLESVFETYNLMSLRYFLHASPTLFNAGTPKPQMSSCFLVAMKDDSIEGIYDTLKECALISKTAGGIGLHIHNIRSTGSYIAGTNGTSNGLIPMIRVFNNTARYVDQGGNKRPGAFALYLEPWHADIFDFIDIRKNHGKEEIRARDLFPALWIPDLFMKRVEANEDWTLFSPSSAPGLSDIYGDEFEALYTKYEREGRGKTIKAQKLWYSILEAQTETGTPFMIYKDACNQKSNQKNLGTIKSSNLCCEIVEYSDPNETAVCNLASVALPAFIETSEDGTSSTYNFKKLHEIAKVITRNLNKVIDRNYYPVPEARRSNMRHRPIALGVQGLADTFMLLRLPFESPEARLLNEQIFETIYHASLEASCELAQKDGTYETFKTSPSAQGVLQMDMWNAKPYGMWDWDTLRDDIVKHGLRNSLTMAPMPTASTSQILGYNECFEPVTSNMYQRRVLSGEFQVVNPYLLRDLVDLGIWNESMKQHLITANGSIQSLPNIPQELKDLYKTVWEISQKQIINMAADRSIYIDQSHSMNLFLQAPTMGKITSMHFYGWKKGLKTGMYYLRTQAASAAIQFTIDQNVADQAGTTIADMDNLKRPTYSSASPIYTPSEPRIEDLSASRPTYNSAPKENEDTVEPADKRKQQAAASSQTSPFRHSSPTPSNESAKIEDSQPVTPITSIPTATEDKKQPDTSKEASEEKEFDIYNAKVIACAIDKPEACEMCSG